Proteins found in one Nostoc sp. NIES-3756 genomic segment:
- a CDS encoding DUF3536 domain-containing protein: MTPTEQPVGSGSISTSSITIQDTHHSDHTNQATGVYVTVHGHFYQPPRENPYLDAIERQPSAAPFHDWNERIHWECYRPNAFARVLNDRGEVVGIVNNYEYMSFNIGPTLMSWLERYDVEVYQRILEADAKSCQRLQGHGNAIAQVYNHIIMPLANDTDKRTQIHWGKEDFKSRFGRDPEGMWLAETAVDYATLEALVAEGIRFIILAPSQAQRCRSFPTTNDPQPEWLEVGGSQIDPTRPYRCYLRRGMGNSDIPCPYIDIFFYDGPISRDMGFSDVVYNSHHFAGRIGAAVRGDHRPSQLISVATDGETFGHHKKGTEKTLAYAFTQEFPSQGWMVTNFAHYLSLNPPTWEVELKPVTAWSCAHGVDRWQDDCGCGGEGGLWHQKWRRPLRNALNWLRDQLVEVFEEYGNQLLRDPWQARDEYIQVMRDRSPENISRFFSRHQTHKLTAAEQVDALRLLEMQRHALFMYTSCGWFFEELSRPEGTQILRYAARALELAGDVAGVQLEKGFLKRLGSAPSNVDLFKHGGEVYRQLVQTAQISFKQVAAHYAITSLFNSQNSSLSAHQKRIYCYTVNEIDYKLQRMGALTLAVGNLQLVSEITWESENLVFAVLHLGGWDFHCCIQLFTGRRDYSQSKEKLFTSLQQASAAQTILAMTQVFGSEAFNLQNLFAEERHRIMRLLSQETLTRLDQLYTQAYRDNYGVLMAFHRDELAVPQELQVAAEIALGYRCMTTLRSLEQDITEPQTCWNHIVELEAIATEAKHLRCRLNIPEGKQMLEQLILRLLWRLLHDTNGSFTTDIQCLERLINVSYQLNIGISLHQSQELYFSCLSTQIIPLCQTTIANQEDASQCLQLLKLGQQLAVDVSAMVSQLK; the protein is encoded by the coding sequence ATGACACCCACAGAACAACCAGTCGGCTCTGGTTCGATATCAACATCATCTATAACTATCCAAGATACTCACCATAGCGATCATACCAATCAAGCTACTGGTGTGTATGTGACGGTGCATGGTCACTTTTACCAGCCACCACGGGAAAACCCTTATCTAGACGCTATTGAACGCCAACCCAGCGCCGCACCTTTCCATGATTGGAATGAGCGTATCCATTGGGAATGTTACCGTCCCAATGCTTTCGCCAGGGTACTAAATGACCGGGGCGAAGTTGTGGGGATCGTTAATAATTACGAATATATGAGCTTTAACATCGGCCCGACGCTGATGTCCTGGCTAGAGCGCTACGATGTCGAGGTTTATCAACGCATATTGGAGGCGGACGCAAAAAGCTGTCAACGTCTGCAAGGCCACGGCAATGCGATCGCGCAAGTATATAATCACATCATCATGCCCTTGGCGAATGACACAGATAAACGCACGCAAATTCACTGGGGTAAAGAAGATTTCAAAAGCCGCTTTGGGCGTGATCCCGAAGGAATGTGGTTGGCAGAAACAGCTGTAGACTACGCCACCTTAGAAGCATTAGTTGCGGAAGGTATTCGCTTTATTATCTTAGCTCCATCGCAAGCGCAGAGATGCCGTTCTTTCCCCACAACAAATGATCCCCAACCAGAATGGCTTGAGGTTGGTGGTAGTCAGATTGATCCCACCCGTCCTTATCGTTGCTATCTGCGCAGAGGTATGGGCAATAGTGATATTCCTTGTCCTTATATAGATATCTTCTTTTATGACGGCCCCATCTCCCGCGATATGGGTTTTAGTGATGTCGTATATAACTCTCACCACTTCGCCGGACGCATCGGTGCAGCTGTGCGTGGGGATCATCGGCCATCACAATTAATATCTGTAGCTACAGATGGAGAAACCTTCGGACATCACAAAAAAGGCACAGAAAAAACTCTCGCCTATGCTTTTACTCAAGAGTTCCCTAGCCAGGGTTGGATGGTAACAAACTTTGCCCACTACCTGAGCTTGAATCCTCCCACTTGGGAAGTAGAATTAAAACCTGTGACTGCTTGGAGTTGCGCTCACGGTGTGGATAGATGGCAAGATGACTGCGGTTGTGGTGGTGAAGGTGGTCTTTGGCATCAAAAATGGCGGCGACCATTGCGGAATGCTTTAAACTGGCTGCGGGATCAGTTGGTAGAGGTGTTTGAGGAATACGGTAATCAGTTATTGCGCGATCCCTGGCAAGCACGGGACGAGTATATTCAAGTAATGCGCGATCGCTCTCCTGAAAATATTAGCCGTTTCTTTTCCCGACATCAAACCCATAAACTCACAGCCGCCGAACAAGTAGACGCTTTACGCCTCTTAGAAATGCAGCGTCACGCTTTATTTATGTACACCAGTTGCGGTTGGTTTTTTGAAGAACTATCTCGCCCCGAAGGAACCCAAATTTTGCGCTACGCCGCCCGTGCATTAGAACTGGCGGGTGATGTGGCTGGTGTGCAGTTAGAAAAAGGCTTCCTCAAACGTTTGGGTTCAGCCCCCAGTAATGTAGACTTGTTTAAACATGGTGGAGAAGTCTATCGTCAACTTGTACAAACCGCCCAGATTAGTTTTAAACAAGTAGCCGCCCATTACGCTATTACTTCCCTGTTTAATAGTCAAAACTCATCACTCAGCGCCCACCAAAAACGGATTTATTGTTACACAGTCAATGAGATAGACTACAAACTGCAACGCATGGGAGCCTTAACCCTAGCAGTAGGTAATTTACAACTAGTATCGGAAATTACCTGGGAAAGCGAAAATCTAGTTTTTGCTGTCCTCCATTTAGGTGGCTGGGATTTCCACTGCTGTATTCAACTATTTACAGGTAGACGCGACTACAGCCAATCGAAAGAGAAGTTGTTTACTTCGCTGCAACAGGCTAGCGCCGCCCAAACTATCCTGGCGATGACGCAAGTGTTTGGTAGTGAAGCCTTTAACTTGCAAAATCTGTTTGCTGAAGAACGTCATCGGATTATGCGTTTACTGAGTCAAGAAACCCTAACACGACTAGACCAGTTATATACTCAGGCATACCGTGATAATTATGGCGTGTTGATGGCGTTCCACCGTGATGAACTCGCTGTACCGCAAGAATTGCAAGTGGCGGCGGAGATTGCTTTGGGGTATCGCTGTATGACAACATTGCGATCGCTAGAGCAAGATATTACAGAACCGCAAACCTGCTGGAATCACATAGTAGAATTAGAAGCGATCGCCACTGAAGCCAAACATCTGCGTTGTCGATTAAATATTCCTGAAGGCAAGCAGATGCTAGAACAGCTAATTCTCCGCTTGCTTTGGAGATTACTCCACGATACCAACGGCAGTTTTACTACGGATATACAATGTTTAGAACGACTAATTAATGTTAGTTATCAATTAAATATTGGTATTTCCTTACATCAATCTCAAGAACTGTACTTCAGTTGTTTATCAACTCAAATAATCCCTCTGTGCCAAACTACTATTGCTAATCAAGAAGACGCTAGCCAGTGTCTACAGTTGCTCAAATTAGGGCAACAATTAGCAGTTGATGTCAGTGCAATGGTGAGCCAATTAAAGTAG
- a CDS encoding hybrid sensor histidine kinase/response regulator produces MDNSPIRVLLVDDGEDDYVLTRNWFSEFRVAECELEWVDNYEAAKIAIAQCRHDVYLVDYRLGVHSGLELLREAINEGCSCPIILLTGQGDWEVDLEAMKAGAADYLEKKQLNAPLLERSIRYAIERKQTEQEIRQQAALLDIANDAIFVQDLDGQVLFWNQAAERLYDCKKTEAIGTNTQKLWQEKDLSLLQQALATLQQKGCWKGELSQTTKSGKEIIVESSWTLVHEFAHKPKCILIVNTEITQKKQLEAQFLRAQRLESIGTLASGIAHDLNNILAPILMTAQLLESQIKDERSQRLLPILTTNAKRGANLVRQVLSFTRGLEGERTLLQLKHLIGEIQQVIKETFPKSIEVVTRISQNLWTVSGDATQLHQVLMNLCVNARDAMPTGGSLTITAENFSIDENYAKMNLDAKIGPYVVVTVTDTGTGISSQILDRIFEPFFTTKELGKGTGLGLSTVLGIIKSHGGFINVYSEEGKGSQFKVYLPAQDTKEALDETELELPAGNGELILVVDDEDAIRDITKTSLEAHNYKAITASDGIEAIALYAEHQEEISLVLTDMVMPSMDGLTTIRTLQKMNPNVKIIAVSGLATHDKVNTAYNVGIQAFLPKPYTANQLLKTIRTVKDKI; encoded by the coding sequence ATGGACAACAGTCCAATCAGAGTGCTTTTGGTTGATGATGGCGAAGATGATTATGTTTTAACTCGTAATTGGTTCAGTGAGTTTCGGGTAGCTGAGTGTGAACTAGAATGGGTGGACAATTATGAAGCGGCTAAAATTGCGATCGCTCAATGTCGGCATGATGTCTATTTAGTAGACTATCGTTTGGGTGTACACAGTGGGCTAGAACTGTTACGAGAAGCAATAAATGAAGGCTGCTCGTGTCCTATAATTCTGCTTACAGGTCAAGGAGACTGGGAAGTAGACCTAGAAGCAATGAAAGCTGGAGCCGCAGATTACCTAGAAAAAAAACAACTGAATGCGCCTCTGCTAGAACGTTCTATCCGTTACGCCATTGAGCGCAAACAAACAGAACAAGAAATCCGCCAACAAGCAGCACTTCTGGATATTGCTAACGATGCCATTTTTGTTCAAGATTTAGACGGGCAAGTTTTGTTCTGGAACCAAGCAGCAGAACGGTTATACGATTGCAAAAAAACAGAAGCAATTGGTACAAACACCCAAAAGCTGTGGCAAGAAAAAGATTTGTCATTATTACAACAAGCACTGGCGACTTTGCAGCAGAAGGGTTGTTGGAAAGGGGAGTTATCTCAAACTACAAAATCTGGCAAAGAAATTATTGTCGAAAGTAGTTGGACATTGGTACATGAGTTTGCTCATAAGCCCAAATGTATACTCATTGTTAATACAGAAATCACACAAAAAAAGCAACTAGAAGCTCAATTTCTCCGCGCCCAAAGATTAGAAAGCATCGGCACACTAGCGAGTGGTATTGCCCATGATCTCAACAATATTTTGGCTCCTATTTTGATGACAGCACAACTGTTAGAGTCACAAATTAAAGATGAACGTTCCCAACGACTGCTACCTATATTGACTACTAACGCTAAAAGAGGAGCAAATTTAGTTAGGCAAGTATTATCTTTTACTCGCGGTCTTGAGGGTGAACGAACTTTATTACAGTTGAAGCACTTAATTGGAGAAATTCAACAAGTTATTAAAGAAACCTTTCCTAAATCAATTGAAGTTGTAACCCGAATTTCTCAGAACCTTTGGACTGTTTCTGGTGATGCAACTCAATTGCATCAAGTCTTGATGAACTTGTGTGTTAATGCCCGTGATGCTATGCCCACAGGTGGTAGTTTAACAATCACTGCCGAAAATTTCTCAATTGATGAAAATTACGCCAAAATGAATCTAGATGCCAAAATCGGCCCGTATGTGGTGGTTACGGTAACTGATACAGGAACAGGTATTAGCTCACAGATACTAGATCGGATATTTGAGCCATTTTTTACTACTAAAGAACTGGGTAAAGGTACAGGGCTAGGACTTTCTACAGTACTAGGTATTATTAAAAGCCACGGGGGTTTTATTAACGTATATAGCGAAGAAGGCAAAGGCAGTCAATTTAAAGTATATCTACCCGCTCAAGATACCAAAGAAGCTTTAGACGAAACGGAGCTAGAATTACCTGCGGGAAATGGCGAGTTAATTTTAGTTGTAGATGATGAAGATGCCATAAGAGATATTACAAAAACATCTTTAGAGGCTCATAACTATAAAGCTATCACAGCTAGTGATGGAATTGAAGCGATCGCCTTATACGCCGAACACCAAGAAGAAATTTCACTAGTGCTGACAGATATGGTCATGCCCTCTATGGACGGATTAACCACCATTCGCACATTACAAAAGATGAACCCCAATGTCAAAATTATTGCTGTGAGTGGTTTGGCTACTCATGATAAAGTCAACACAGCGTATAATGTGGGTATCCAAGCATTTTTACCTAAACCATACACAGCCAATCAATTATTAAAAACAATCCGTACAGTTAAGGATAAGATTTAA
- the cbiB gene encoding adenosylcobinamide-phosphate synthase CbiB, with protein sequence MTNNIYILIIAAILDYLIGDPWGWPHPVQFMGWVISRLSKFFLQICQKSLTQRLAGIVLATVLIIGSGGIGWLIIQTARWLNPVLAIVVESIILASCFALRSLRNAAIDVLQPLLTGDLVAARQTLSNYVGRDTHNLPESEILRAVLETVTENATDGVMAPLFYALIGTCIPHVGAVPLALAYKASSTLDSMVGYKEAPYTYLGWFSARLEDYLTWLPCRLTVITLGILSGKPGDVWRICCRDAVKDPSPNSGWSECAYAAILGVQMGGTNWYCGVAKEKPLLGDSISPISTSHIQTALQLTRYCFLLWLGVAIALLLIL encoded by the coding sequence ATGACCAATAACATCTATATATTAATCATTGCTGCAATTCTAGATTACTTAATAGGTGATCCTTGGGGTTGGCCTCATCCTGTGCAATTTATGGGTTGGGTGATTTCTCGGTTGAGCAAATTTTTTCTCCAAATATGTCAAAAATCTCTAACGCAACGTCTAGCAGGAATTGTTCTAGCAACAGTTTTGATTATTGGTAGTGGTGGGATAGGTTGGTTAATTATTCAAACAGCAAGATGGCTCAATCCTGTGTTGGCGATTGTTGTAGAAAGTATTATTTTAGCTAGCTGTTTTGCTTTGAGAAGTTTACGCAACGCTGCTATTGATGTTTTACAACCTTTGTTAACAGGAGATTTAGTAGCAGCTAGACAAACTTTGAGTAACTATGTTGGTAGAGATACACACAATCTCCCAGAATCGGAAATCCTACGAGCAGTTTTAGAAACAGTTACGGAAAATGCTACTGATGGAGTGATGGCTCCCTTATTTTACGCCCTGATTGGTACTTGCATTCCCCATGTCGGGGCGGTTCCTTTGGCTTTGGCTTATAAAGCTAGCAGTACTTTGGATTCAATGGTGGGTTATAAAGAAGCACCCTATACATATTTAGGATGGTTCAGTGCGCGGCTGGAAGATTACTTAACTTGGTTGCCTTGTCGTCTAACAGTTATAACTTTAGGAATATTATCAGGCAAACCTGGGGATGTGTGGCGCATTTGTTGCCGGGATGCAGTTAAAGATCCCAGCCCCAACTCTGGCTGGAGTGAATGCGCCTATGCAGCGATTTTAGGTGTCCAGATGGGGGGTACAAATTGGTATTGTGGTGTAGCCAAGGAAAAACCTCTCTTGGGTGATTCCATTTCTCCCATTAGCACCAGTCACATTCAAACAGCCTTACAACTAACTAGATATTGCTTTTTACTCTGGCTAGGGGTGGCGATCGCACTACTACTGATACTCTAA
- the cax gene encoding calcium/proton exchanger: protein MSGKNILFLILLVFIPISITAHYLEWGDLIVFITAGLAILPLAAWMGAATEEIAVVVGPTLGGLLNATFGNATELIIALVALNAGLVNVVKASITGSIIGNLLLVMGLSMLLGGLRYKEQTFQPIVARVNASAMNLAVIAILLPTAMNYTAKGIGEQTLQYLSLAVAIILIFVYALTLLFSMKTHAYLYEVGIVETEEQESHEKPNMLLWSIVLLVCTLLVAVESELLVDALEVATSQLGLTALFTGVILVPIVGNAAEHATAVTVAMKDKMDLSVSVAVGSSLQIALFVAPVLVIAGWILGQPMDLDFQPFELVAVVVSVLIANSISSDGKSNWLEGTLLLAAYAVLGFAFYFHPVVGLG, encoded by the coding sequence ATGTCAGGCAAAAATATTCTTTTTCTCATCCTATTGGTATTTATCCCCATCTCCATTACCGCTCACTACTTAGAATGGGGAGATTTGATTGTTTTCATCACCGCAGGTTTGGCAATTCTGCCCTTAGCTGCTTGGATGGGTGCAGCAACAGAGGAAATTGCTGTAGTAGTGGGGCCGACCTTGGGAGGATTGTTAAATGCTACCTTTGGTAACGCCACAGAATTAATTATTGCCCTAGTCGCTCTCAACGCTGGACTAGTGAACGTCGTTAAAGCAAGTATTACAGGCTCGATTATTGGTAATTTATTGCTAGTGATGGGTCTTTCCATGCTGTTGGGGGGCCTGCGCTACAAAGAACAGACCTTTCAACCCATTGTGGCCAGGGTAAATGCTTCTGCAATGAATTTGGCAGTCATTGCCATACTATTACCTACAGCCATGAACTACACAGCCAAAGGCATTGGAGAGCAAACTTTACAATACCTATCCCTCGCCGTTGCCATCATCTTAATTTTTGTTTATGCCTTGACTTTGCTATTTTCCATGAAAACCCATGCCTATTTATATGAAGTGGGCATTGTGGAAACAGAGGAGCAAGAGTCCCACGAAAAACCCAATATGCTGTTATGGTCTATTGTGTTGTTAGTTTGTACTCTGTTGGTAGCGGTAGAGTCAGAATTATTAGTTGATGCTCTGGAAGTTGCTACTTCTCAGTTAGGTTTAACCGCACTGTTTACTGGGGTGATACTAGTTCCCATCGTTGGTAACGCCGCCGAACATGCCACAGCCGTTACCGTCGCCATGAAAGATAAAATGGATCTCTCCGTTTCCGTGGCGGTGGGATCGAGTCTGCAAATTGCCCTATTTGTCGCCCCGGTATTAGTTATTGCTGGCTGGATACTTGGTCAACCAATGGATTTAGATTTCCAACCCTTTGAATTAGTAGCAGTAGTAGTATCAGTGTTAATTGCCAACAGTATTAGTTCTGATGGTAAATCCAACTGGTTAGAAGGAACATTACTGTTAGCAGCTTATGCAGTGCTAGGGTTTGCTTTTTACTTTCACCCAGTTGTCGGACTTGGGTAG
- a CDS encoding molybdenum cofactor biosynthesis protein MoaE encodes MESVLSSTPITVIKPRIEDSFAITYAPLSLEEIYAKADDAANGAVVVMSGMVRNQTDGKPVVSLEYQAYEPMAMRVFYQIAADIRSLYPAVNRVVIHHRIGHLQVGEISVLVAIGCPHRGEAFEACRYAIDTLKHNAPIWKKEHWQDGSSTWVNIGACEQSGENC; translated from the coding sequence ATGGAATCAGTGTTGTCATCTACGCCTATTACAGTTATTAAGCCAAGAATTGAAGATAGTTTCGCTATCACTTATGCACCTTTATCTCTAGAAGAAATTTATGCTAAAGCCGATGATGCGGCTAACGGTGCAGTAGTGGTGATGAGCGGTATGGTGCGGAATCAAACTGACGGAAAACCTGTAGTTTCCCTAGAATATCAAGCCTATGAACCGATGGCAATGCGCGTCTTCTATCAAATAGCGGCTGATATTCGCTCTTTATACCCGGCGGTAAATCGGGTAGTGATTCACCATCGTATTGGACATTTGCAGGTGGGAGAAATCAGCGTTCTGGTCGCCATTGGTTGTCCACATCGGGGTGAAGCGTTTGAAGCTTGTCGTTATGCTATAGATACCCTCAAACACAACGCACCTATTTGGAAAAAAGAACATTGGCAAGATGGTTCTAGTACCTGGGTGAATATTGGCGCTTGTGAACAATCAGGAGAGAATTGTTAG
- the gatB gene encoding Asp-tRNA(Asn)/Glu-tRNA(Gln) amidotransferase subunit GatB yields MTSATTVKTEYEAIIGLETHCQLSTNTKIFSSSSTAFGADPNTNIDPVCMGLPGVLPVLNEKVLEYAVKAGLALNCQIAKYSKFDRKQYFYPDLPKNYQISQYDLPIAEHGWLEIELLDADGNPKRKRIGITRLHMEEDAGKLVHAGSDRISGSTYSLVDYNRAGVPLVEIVSEPDIRSGQEAAEYAQELRRVLRYLGVSDGNMQEGSLRCDVNISVRPVGQEKFGTKVEIKNMNSFSAIQKAIEYEIERQIEAIESGERIIQETRLWEEGSQRTISMRTKEGSSDYRYFPEPDLAPIEVSDTQLNQWRSELPELPAQKRHRYENELGLSAYDTRVLTEDVIVSQYFEAAIASGASPKAAANWITQDIAAYLNKQKLSITEIGLTPANLADVITRIESGKISNAQAKQKLPELLTGLSPEKAFAGQELISDLSVLEPIVDEVIAANPKELEKYRNGNTNLKGFFVGQVLKKTNKRADPKLTNELVEKKLNG; encoded by the coding sequence ATGACTTCTGCTACGACTGTAAAAACAGAGTACGAAGCGATTATAGGTCTAGAAACCCATTGTCAGCTTAGTACGAATACCAAGATTTTCTCTAGTAGCTCAACAGCATTTGGGGCTGATCCTAATACTAACATTGACCCTGTGTGCATGGGTTTACCTGGGGTTTTACCTGTACTCAACGAAAAAGTTCTAGAATACGCAGTTAAGGCTGGTTTGGCCCTGAATTGCCAAATTGCTAAATATAGTAAATTTGACCGTAAACAGTATTTTTATCCAGATTTACCCAAAAATTATCAAATTTCTCAATATGACCTACCTATAGCTGAACATGGTTGGCTAGAAATTGAGTTGCTAGATGCTGATGGTAATCCCAAGCGCAAACGCATCGGGATTACACGTTTGCATATGGAAGAAGACGCGGGTAAATTAGTCCATGCGGGGAGCGATCGCATCTCAGGCTCTACTTATTCTTTGGTAGACTACAACCGTGCGGGTGTGCCATTGGTAGAAATTGTTTCCGAACCAGATATCCGTTCTGGACAAGAAGCTGCTGAATATGCCCAAGAATTACGCCGGGTTTTACGCTATCTCGGTGTGAGTGATGGCAATATGCAGGAAGGTTCTCTGCGTTGTGATGTCAACATATCTGTGCGTCCTGTAGGACAAGAAAAGTTCGGCACGAAGGTAGAGATTAAAAACATGAACTCCTTCAGCGCCATTCAAAAAGCGATTGAGTACGAAATTGAACGGCAAATAGAGGCTATTGAGTCAGGGGAAAGAATTATCCAAGAAACGCGGTTGTGGGAAGAAGGTTCACAACGCACAATTAGTATGCGGACTAAAGAAGGTTCTAGTGATTACCGCTACTTCCCCGAACCAGATTTAGCACCCATTGAGGTGTCGGATACACAACTCAATCAATGGCGCAGTGAATTACCAGAATTACCAGCCCAAAAACGCCATCGTTATGAAAACGAGTTAGGACTGTCTGCTTACGATACCAGAGTGCTGACAGAAGATGTGATTGTATCCCAATATTTTGAAGCTGCGATCGCATCTGGTGCAAGTCCCAAAGCAGCAGCAAACTGGATTACCCAAGATATCGCCGCTTACCTCAACAAACAAAAACTCAGCATCACTGAAATTGGCTTAACTCCAGCTAATTTAGCAGATGTAATTACGCGGATTGAATCTGGTAAAATTAGCAACGCCCAAGCTAAACAAAAGTTACCAGAATTACTTACAGGGTTATCTCCAGAGAAAGCCTTTGCGGGACAGGAACTAATTAGTGATCTCAGCGTTTTAGAACCCATCGTGGATGAAGTGATAGCTGCTAACCCCAAAGAACTGGAAAAATACCGCAACGGTAACACCAACCTTAAGGGCTTCTTCGTTGGTCAAGTACTGAAAAAGACTAACAAACGTGCCGATCCCAAACTGACAAACGAATTGGTAGAGAAGAAATTGAACGGCTAA
- the pyrR gene encoding bifunctional pyr operon transcriptional regulator/uracil phosphoribosyltransferase PyrR, which yields MTTPPAKVVEILSAEDLRRTLTRLASQIIERTRDLSQLVLLGIYTRGVPLAEMLARQIETLEGINVAVGALDITFYRDDLDQIGLRTPAKTNITFDLTGKTVVLVDDVIFKGRTIRAALNAVNEYGRPELIRLAVLVDRGHREVPIHPDFVGKQLPTAKEEVVKVYLQDWDGKDAVELIDY from the coding sequence ATGACTACACCACCTGCTAAAGTTGTTGAAATCCTTTCCGCAGAAGACCTCCGTCGTACTTTGACACGATTGGCATCTCAAATTATCGAAAGAACAAGAGATTTATCTCAATTAGTACTGCTGGGTATTTATACTAGAGGCGTGCCATTGGCGGAAATGTTAGCGCGTCAGATTGAAACCCTTGAAGGTATTAATGTAGCGGTAGGCGCTTTAGACATTACCTTTTATCGAGATGATCTTGACCAAATAGGTTTACGAACTCCTGCCAAAACCAATATTACATTTGACTTGACAGGAAAAACAGTTGTTTTAGTAGATGATGTCATTTTTAAAGGACGAACAATTCGGGCCGCTTTGAATGCTGTTAATGAGTATGGTAGACCAGAGTTAATTCGTTTAGCAGTCTTGGTTGATAGGGGTCATCGGGAAGTTCCCATACATCCAGATTTTGTTGGTAAGCAGTTACCCACAGCGAAAGAAGAAGTAGTTAAGGTTTATTTACAAGACTGGGATGGTAAAGATGCAGTAGAGTTAATTGATTATTAG
- a CDS encoding Rrf2 family transcriptional regulator: protein MKLTTRGHYSVKALLDLSLQPNYGPASVKAIAKRQDIPAPYLEKLLIEMRRAGLVKSIRGSVGGYQLATEPGKISIRQILEAVGENLTNLPHHSPTPGQTEDWVTFSLWQRLNQKLKEALDSITLADLYYDARSWQASLGEEANFVV, encoded by the coding sequence ATGAAACTAACAACCAGAGGACACTATAGTGTAAAAGCTTTGCTGGACTTGAGTTTACAGCCAAATTATGGCCCGGCATCTGTAAAAGCGATCGCTAAACGTCAAGATATTCCTGCCCCCTACCTGGAAAAATTACTAATAGAAATGCGTCGTGCTGGACTAGTAAAATCAATTAGGGGTAGTGTAGGTGGCTATCAACTAGCAACAGAACCAGGAAAAATATCCATAAGACAAATTTTAGAGGCGGTTGGTGAAAACCTAACTAATTTACCCCATCATTCCCCCACCCCAGGACAAACAGAAGATTGGGTAACATTTAGCCTTTGGCAAAGACTTAACCAAAAACTAAAAGAAGCTTTAGACAGTATTACTCTAGCAGACTTGTATTACGATGCTCGTAGCTGGCAAGCTTCCTTGGGAGAAGAAGCGAATTTTGTAGTTTAG